The following nucleotide sequence is from Campylobacter sp. MIT 12-8780.
TTATCGGTTTAAAGGGCAAAGATGGACTGGATCATCACTATAAAATAGCTAAAATTCTTGTCTTAAATACCCTTAGCAAAAGCACCAAATCTTTTTAAAACACAGCAAAATAAAATACAAATTTATACGAGCTCACAGCAAAACAATTTTTTCTCGCACATCAAAATAAATATCGCTTTTTGCACTCAATTCTATCCTACCTTGTGGCAAATGCTCTGTGATGATAATGGGGCTAAGATTATAATTTCCCAGCATTTTTGTGCGAATTTTAACCTCAGCTTCTATACTTAAGGGATGTTTTAAAAAGTCTTCAAAACTTTTAAACTTACACTTACAAAGAGCATTAAAAAAGCTAAAATCCCAAAAATGAAGCTCATCTTTAGGACTTGAAAAAGTTCCGCTTAAAGCCTCATTTTGTAAAAATCTTGTATAAGCATTTTTAAAATGCGAATAAAACAAAAAATGAGCTTTTAAAGGCTTTTTATCAAGTCTTATACCAGCTTTTAACAAGCGGTAATTTAAAAACTTCTCTCGCTCAAGTTTAAATTTCACACCTTTTTTTTCAAGGCTTTGCACCTTTTTATAAAGCTTTATCCTAGCTTCTATACTTGCTGGTAAAACCTGCTTTGTGATAGGACTCATAAGCTCATCGATAAAAGGCTTATTTTCCTTTTGTTTGCTTAGCCCATATAAACAACCACAATAATTTTGATGATACAGCATTTCATTTTTAGCAAGCTCAAACTGCCTTTGTGTGCCACCATTTTTGCGAAAATCAGGGGCTAAAAACTCTATACCAAAGGGCGAACATTGTTTTTGTAAAGCATTTTGTAGTTGAACTAAGTCTTTTTTTGGGCTTGTCAAAAGCGTGGTTGTAAGCTTTTTCTCGCCTATTTTTACAGCAAATTTCACGCTTTCTTGCATACGCTTATCAAAGCAAATTTCACACCTTGCACCCTTTTCAGGCTCATCCTCATAACCCTTTACTGCTTTTAGCCAAGCCTCATAATCATACTCACCCTTAAAAAGCTTGATACCTAGCTTATCACAGCTTCTTTTTACATCTAAAAAACGCAACTCATATTCGCTATAAGGATGGATATTTGGATCATAAAAAAAACCGATGAGTTTTTCATCTGGATAGGCTTTTTGAAGCTCACTCATAAAATAATGACTATCCACAGAACAACAGATATGAACTAGCATTTAAGCCTTTGCTAAATCAGCTAAAACCTTAGCCGCATGATCTTTTGCGCGCACATTCTTATAAATAGCTAAAATTTTACCTTGTTCGTCTATAACAAAAGTCGAGCGTATAATGCCCTCATATTCTTTGCCATAATTTTTCTTTAAACCCCAAGCCCCATACGCTTTGGCTGCACTTTTATCCTCATCGCAAAGCAAAATGTGCTTCAGTTTAAATTTACTTACAAAATTCTCATGGGATTTAGGATTATCAGGGCTTATGCCTATAATTACAGCATTTTTATCCTCAAAATTTCCCAAAAGCTCACTAAATTCACAAGCTTCAGTAGTGCAACCGGGTGTGTTATCCTTAGGATAAAAATACAAAACTACCTTTTTTCCACTAAAATCTTTAAGCGAAATTTCAGTGCCATCTTGATTGACAAGACTAAACTCAGGAGCCTTATCGCCTAGTTTTAACTCGCTCATTTTTAGCCCTTTGAGCGTATCTTTGCCACACTCTCACCACCAAAACCTATATCACAAGGCTCAATATCTTCTATCATCACCACGGTTCTTTCTTTTGGTTTTGAATACTTTGTGCTTAAAAGCGTTGTTATATCAGCGATCAAGCTTTCTTTGTCCTCTTTACTTAACTCTGGTTTTGAGAGTTTAATCGTTACTATTGGCATTTTTATTCCTTTCTTGAGTTAATTTATCATAAAAGTATAAGATGATTTTCTTAATATACTTGAAGTTTGAGTGCAAATTTGTGATTTTAAGCAAAATTTATGTTTTAAATTTGCTATAATTTACAAATCATTTTTTTAAGGAGTTTTTTTGGACCCCAGTCAGAATTTAAATCTCGTACCAAATTTTGGTTATTCTACTACTATGATTCTCGTTGCATTTTTACTCGTGCTTTTAAATGGTTTTTTTGTGCTTTCTGAATTTAGCATTGTTAAAGTTCGCCGCTCAAAGCTAGAAGAACTTGTCAAAGAAAAAAAGCCAAATGCGAAAAAAGCTTTAGAAGTTTCTTCAAAACTTGATACTTATTTAAGTGCTTGTCAGCTTGGCATTACTTTAAGCTCGCTTGCGCTTGGATGGATAGGCGAACCAGCTGTTGCAAGCTTGCTTGAGTATTATTTATCTGTCTTTCATCTGCCAAGTGCCTTGCTTCATACTATCGCTTTTGTGATCGCTTTTACTTTTATCACACTTTTACATGTGGTAGTGGGTGAGCTTGTGCCAAAAAGTGTTGCTATAGCTGTGGCTGATAAAAGCGTGCTTTGGGTGGCTCGTCCTTTGCATATCTTTTGGTGCGTGTTTTTGCCCTTTATTAAAACTTTTGATTTTCTTGCTGCTGTATGTCTTAAAATGCTTGGAATTCGTCCAGCTAGTGAAAGCGAGCTTACACATAGCGAAGAAGAGATTAAGATCATTGCCAGTGAAAGTCAAAAAGGTGGGGTTTTAGATGAGTTTGAAACTGAGCTTATACGCAATGCAGTTGATTTTAGCGATACGGTAGCAAAAGAGATTATGAGTCCTAGAAAAGATATGATTTGTTTAAATAAGAGTAAATCATATGAAGAAAATATGAAGATCATTGTTGAAAGCAAGCATTCAAGATTTCCTTATATAGATGGCTCTAAGGATAATGTTTTGGGTATGATACACATTAGGGATTTGGTGCAAAATGAGCTTTGTGGGGAGAAAAAAAGCCTTAATGAGCTTGTGCGTCCTATCTTTCTTGTGCCTGAAAATATCAGCATTTCAAAGGTACTTGCGCGTATGAATCAAGAAAGAAATCACACAGCCTTAGTTGTTGATGAATACGGCGGAACAGCTGGAATTATCACTATGGAAGATATCATGGAAGAAATCTTTGGCGATATACAAAGCGAACATGATGATGAAATGTATAAAAAGCTTAACGATGGAATTTATGATTTTAAAGGAAGATGCGAGATAGAAATAGTTGAAGAACTCCTACTCATCACTTATCCAGAGGATTTAGAACAAGTTACTATAGGTGGCTATGTATTTAACTTGCTTGGGCGTTTGCCTGTGGTGGGCGATAGGCTGGAGGACGAGTTTTGTTATTATGAGGTTAAAAAAATGGATGGAAATTCCATAGATCGAGTAAAGGTGGTTAAAAAGCAAGGCTAAACAAAGCTTTGCTTTTTATTATAATTTAAGCTTCAGTTTTACTTTAAATTTGAATGCAAATTTTCAAAACACTTCGTTGCTAAAGTAAAAATTTCACTTTTATATTTATTTCTTTTGCAAAATGCCGATGTAGTTTTTAAGGAAGAAACTCACAAAGGAATAATAATGCTTAACTCGCTTCATTCTTACAACTCAAACCCTCTTGCTGGTGTGAAAGCAAATCTCACGCTTAATAAAACAAGTTCAAGTGATGTAAAAGTAGAGGTTTCAGCCTCTAAAAATACCGGCGTTAAAGAAGTTTTAGGCTATGCTGTAGATAAGGACGGCTATTTTACTGAAGAATTTAATGAAGCAGCTGGTATCCCAAAAGATATAAAAATCCACTCTTCAACTATGGAGTCTTTAAACAGAAGCGAAACAACGGCTCCTTTTAGGGATTTTATAAGCGTTGATCCAGCCAAAACTATAGCTAATGCTTATAAACTCTTAACTCAAGTTATAGGTGAAGATGCGTTTAATGCTAAAAATAGCTTTACTCTTGATGAGATTGCTAGTTTTCCTCAAGGCATAGACTTTGATCGCCAAAGCCTTGAAGTGCTTAAGGTGTATGAAAGTTCCAAGGATTATAAATTTGCTGATATGAGTAGAAAGCCAGTATATTACTGGGAATACACCACAGCCACCACCTCGCTTTTTTATAAAAGCAATCAAGACAGGCCTGCTACTGATATTTTTGGCAATAATAATGGCGGACAAGAAGGTGCAGGGGTATTTATAAACGCAAATGGAGATAAATACACCAATAGTGATGGCTCTATCACTAAAGGTGGACTTTTAGTTGGCATAGTTAATCATATCAGCGAGGTAAGAGAAGGTGAGACGACGATTTGGGGTAAGATAGAAGGTCTTGATAAAAATGTAAGCGTTAAAGAAGCTTGGGCTTTTCACGAGCACATTAATTTAACTAATCCAATCTCAGATAGTGAATCTTTTCAAATTTTAAATAATACAAGCGATTTTACTGAACTTAAAAGCAAATATGCCCAGTGGGAGCAAAAGCGAATTGCCCAGCTTGCAGAAGAGAAAAAGCAAAGAGAAGAAATGGCTAAGGGTATGATCAATCCTTTAGACATACTTTTTCAACAAATTAAACGCATGAATGAAGAATTACTTGAAAAGGCTTTAAATAAAAATAAATTTAAAATCGAGGCTTGGCAAAAACCAAACTCAAATTTAGATATAAAAGCCTAAAAAATATTTTTATTTTTTGCTTAAAAAGTGTGTGAAGTATAGTTGTTTTATATGTTTTAATGAGAGTATCAAAAAGCTTGATATTTTTTATAAATTCACACTCTTTTTTAAGCTCTAATTTAGCAAAAAAAGCTTAAAATCACGATTACACCATTTTAAATAAGGATAAAACCCAATGGATCAAATTCAAGATATGAATCAAGCCTTGCTTGAAAGCGTAGAACACTTACCGCCTTTACCACAAACGGTTAGAGATTTGCAACGCTATATAGATGAAGCTGGCTCAAATATGAAAATTGATAGGGTAGCTGAGATAATTTCTGGTGATCCTTTGGTTACTGCTAAACTCTTACAGCTTGCAAATTCGCCATTTTATGGCTTTTCAAGAGAGATTACAACTATTCAACAAGTTGTGAATTTGCTTGGAGTAAGTAATATAAAAAATATTGTTACTGCTGATTCTATCAAAGGGAATTTCAAAGTTGATATGAGTCCTTATGGGCTTGATACAAACAAATTCTTGCAAAATTGTAACGAAGAGGCTAAATTTGTTTCAAGCTGGCTTTTAGAAGAAGATAAAAAGCTTTCATATCTGCTCGTGCCTTGTGTTATGCTTTTGCGATTTGGTATGATGGTGTTTGCAAATTTTTTAATCCAAAACCACAAAGAAAAAGAATTTTATAATGCCTTAAAACAAAACGATTTTCATAATATCGTTGTGGTTGAAGATAATTTTTTAGGTGTTGATCATATCTCATTTTTGGGCTTTTTGTTTCACCGCTGGGATTTTGATGAAGCGTTGATTGAAAGCGTATGTTTTGCTAATACGCCTCATTCAGCTGATGGAGAGATCAAACGTAGTGCGTATGCTTTGGCTATTGCTAATAACATCTTTGCGCCTTATAATGGTGGCTCGCCTTATAGGGTAAATGCAGCTTTAAATTTAATTAAAGAAGCTAAAAATCAAGGTGTAAATTTCAATATGGAACATTTTATCGCCAAACTTCCTGATTTTGCTAAAGCTAATTTAAATAAGCCTATTGATTAAAAAAGGGCAATGACTAGCCTCATACTGCCCCCAAATGCCTTTTTAGATGAATATGTGCTTAATGCACAATTTCACAAAATAGCTGGTATTTCAAAAAATGCTTTTAAATTCTGGAAAAATGCGAGCATAGCAAGGTATCAAGGCACAAGGACGATCTTTTTACACAAATCTTGCATACTCAAAAAACACGCCAAAGCGTTAAAAGCTTGCGATGACTTAAATGGCTTTGTCTTAGCAAGCGCGTTTTGTTCTTTTACTACGCTTTCACCCTCTCATTTAGTAGCAAAAAATAACTCTTCGATCTATCAGCTCCTTGAAATCAAAGAGCTTTGCGGGATCAAATTTGTCAATCTCAAAGCCTTTTATGACTTCTTAGGGCTTGATTATAAGCATTATATTTATATAGAAAAATGCCATTTTTTTAGCCCTACTCCACTTGAAAAAAAGATCAAAATCACTTCAAGTTTATGCGTGGGGTATTATTAAGCTTTTTCATACACCCTACGCATTAAAAACGAAGTGCCAAAGGCAACAAAAGCAAGCACAAGCACATAAGCACTTAAACCATAGCTCATCAAACTTGTCGGCTCTTTAAGGGCTACACCATGGAAAAAGGCAGCAAGTTGAGGTGTAAAGCCCCCTGCTATAGCATAAGCGATATTATATGCAAAAGAAATTCCACTAAAACGAATATGAGGCTTAAATACATCGCTCATAAACACAGGGCAAAAGTTCATAATCCCAGCACTAAAACAAGTCAAACAATAAAGCCCTATCGTGCTGACTTGACTTGGCGAACTTGAATACAACTCTTTAAAAAACAAAAAGCTAAACACCCCAAAAGCGATACTAAAGGCTATGCATACCTTATATGGTTTGATTTTATCAGAGATTACTCCGCTTAAGATGATACCGCTGACTATACAAACAAGCCCAGAAATTTGAAAATAAGTTTTTTCAAAAGCATCAAGATTAAAACTCGGCATTTTGCTGATGAAATTTGGCATAAGCAAGATAAAAACCAAAATACAACCGGTTAAAACCCAAGTTACAAGCATAGACACAACAACGCCAAATTTTGAGCTTTTAAACACTTCTTTAAGCGGGAAAGTCACTAAAGCACTATCTTGTTTCATCTGCTGAAACACAGGTGTTTCTTCTAAAAAGCGACGCAAATATACAGAGATGATACCAAAAACCCCACCCAAAGCAAAAGGCACACGCCAAGCCCATTCTTCAATGGCTTCTTTTTCAAAAATCATATAAGTAAGCAAATACACCAAACTTCCAAGCAAAATTCCAGCCGTTACAGAAGCGGTTAAAAAGCCAAGATAAGTATTTTTTTGTTTATCAGGAGCATGTTCGTGTATGAAAACCCAAGCACCGGGCAATTCTCCACCCACAGCTATACCTTGACAAATTCGCACAAAGATCAAAAACAAAGGTGCAGCATAACCAATAGTTTCAAAAGTTGGCACAAGAGCAAGTGCAAAAGTAGGAATAACCATAAGCAAGATAGAAAGCATAAACATATTTTTTCGCCCAAATTTATCGCCAAAATGAGCCATAACAATGCCACCCAAAGGACGCGCTAAATACCCAGCCGCAAATATACCATAGGTATTGATAATCTTCCAAGTATCACTTAAACTTTGTGGAAAAAAATGCTCTGAGATAATAGAAGCAAAAAAGACAAAAATAATAAAATCATAAAATTCCAAAGTCCCTCCTAGCGAGGAAAGCCCTAGTGTTTTTATTTCTTTTTTGCTGAGTGTTTTTGTTTTCATAGGAATTTGCCCTTTCTTTTTTTCTTAAAAAGAATTAAGTTTGAATTATATCTAAGCCAAACTTTATTTAAGCTTTATTCCATCTCATAACTATCATCATAATCTTCATCGTCAAAATTATAATCGTCCTCATCGTAATTATAATTTCTTGAATGCTCACTTCTTAGATAATCATCTTCATCTTCATACGATAAAATATCTTCATCATCTAAGTCTTCAAATTCATCATCTTCAAATTCTCTCATTGAATTCCCCTTTTTTTATGAAAAATATTTCGCTCATTTTAGCTAAATTTTTACTCAATTTGTCTATAATCTTTTTAAAAATATCTCAAAAAGGTTATGAGTGCAGCTAAGTCATTTAGATGAAAATAACAGACCAAAAATGGTTAATGTTGCTGAAAAAGAGATAAGCTCGAGGCTAGCTAGAGCAAGTGGAGTGATCAAAGTAAGTCAAGAAGCTTTTCAAGCAGTAAAAGCAAAGTCTGTTAAAAAAGGAGCTGTGCTTGAAACAGCTGTCATTGCTGCGATTATGGGAGCAAAAAAGACAAGCGAACTTATCCCGATGTGCCATCCTTTAAATATCAGTGGTGTTGAAGTAGATATAGAAGAAGATGAAAAAGCGTGTGCTTTTAAGCTTTTTGTAAGCGTAAAATGCGAAGGTAAAACAGGGGTTGAAATGGAAGCCTTAAGTGGCGTAAGTATAGGGCTTTTAACCATTTATGATATGCTTAAAGCCATAGATAAAAGTATGGAAATTTCAAAT
It contains:
- a CDS encoding epoxyqueuosine reductase QueH, with product MLVHICCSVDSHYFMSELQKAYPDEKLIGFFYDPNIHPYSEYELRFLDVKRSCDKLGIKLFKGEYDYEAWLKAVKGYEDEPEKGARCEICFDKRMQESVKFAVKIGEKKLTTTLLTSPKKDLVQLQNALQKQCSPFGIEFLAPDFRKNGGTQRQFELAKNEMLYHQNYCGCLYGLSKQKENKPFIDELMSPITKQVLPASIEARIKLYKKVQSLEKKGVKFKLEREKFLNYRLLKAGIRLDKKPLKAHFLFYSHFKNAYTRFLQNEALSGTFSSPKDELHFWDFSFFNALCKCKFKSFEDFLKHPLSIEAEVKIRTKMLGNYNLSPIIITEHLPQGRIELSAKSDIYFDVREKIVLL
- the bcp gene encoding thioredoxin-dependent thiol peroxidase, whose protein sequence is MSELKLGDKAPEFSLVNQDGTEISLKDFSGKKVVLYFYPKDNTPGCTTEACEFSELLGNFEDKNAVIIGISPDNPKSHENFVSKFKLKHILLCDEDKSAAKAYGAWGLKKNYGKEYEGIIRSTFVIDEQGKILAIYKNVRAKDHAAKVLADLAKA
- a CDS encoding tautomerase family protein gives rise to the protein MPIVTIKLSKPELSKEDKESLIADITTLLSTKYSKPKERTVVMIEDIEPCDIGFGGESVAKIRSKG
- a CDS encoding hemolysin family protein, whose product is MDPSQNLNLVPNFGYSTTMILVAFLLVLLNGFFVLSEFSIVKVRRSKLEELVKEKKPNAKKALEVSSKLDTYLSACQLGITLSSLALGWIGEPAVASLLEYYLSVFHLPSALLHTIAFVIAFTFITLLHVVVGELVPKSVAIAVADKSVLWVARPLHIFWCVFLPFIKTFDFLAAVCLKMLGIRPASESELTHSEEEIKIIASESQKGGVLDEFETELIRNAVDFSDTVAKEIMSPRKDMICLNKSKSYEENMKIIVESKHSRFPYIDGSKDNVLGMIHIRDLVQNELCGEKKSLNELVRPIFLVPENISISKVLARMNQERNHTALVVDEYGGTAGIITMEDIMEEIFGDIQSEHDDEMYKKLNDGIYDFKGRCEIEIVEELLLITYPEDLEQVTIGGYVFNLLGRLPVVGDRLEDEFCYYEVKKMDGNSIDRVKVVKKQG
- a CDS encoding Cj0814 family flagellar-dependent secreted protein, whose translation is MLNSLHSYNSNPLAGVKANLTLNKTSSSDVKVEVSASKNTGVKEVLGYAVDKDGYFTEEFNEAAGIPKDIKIHSSTMESLNRSETTAPFRDFISVDPAKTIANAYKLLTQVIGEDAFNAKNSFTLDEIASFPQGIDFDRQSLEVLKVYESSKDYKFADMSRKPVYYWEYTTATTSLFYKSNQDRPATDIFGNNNGGQEGAGVFINANGDKYTNSDGSITKGGLLVGIVNHISEVREGETTIWGKIEGLDKNVSVKEAWAFHEHINLTNPISDSESFQILNNTSDFTELKSKYAQWEQKRIAQLAEEKKQREEMAKGMINPLDILFQQIKRMNEELLEKALNKNKFKIEAWQKPNSNLDIKA
- a CDS encoding HDOD domain-containing protein codes for the protein MDQIQDMNQALLESVEHLPPLPQTVRDLQRYIDEAGSNMKIDRVAEIISGDPLVTAKLLQLANSPFYGFSREITTIQQVVNLLGVSNIKNIVTADSIKGNFKVDMSPYGLDTNKFLQNCNEEAKFVSSWLLEEDKKLSYLLVPCVMLLRFGMMVFANFLIQNHKEKEFYNALKQNDFHNIVVVEDNFLGVDHISFLGFLFHRWDFDEALIESVCFANTPHSADGEIKRSAYALAIANNIFAPYNGGSPYRVNAALNLIKEAKNQGVNFNMEHFIAKLPDFAKANLNKPID
- a CDS encoding cysteine permease is translated as MTSLILPPNAFLDEYVLNAQFHKIAGISKNAFKFWKNASIARYQGTRTIFLHKSCILKKHAKALKACDDLNGFVLASAFCSFTTLSPSHLVAKNNSSIYQLLEIKELCGIKFVNLKAFYDFLGLDYKHYIYIEKCHFFSPTPLEKKIKITSSLCVGYY
- a CDS encoding MFS transporter, which produces MKTKTLSKKEIKTLGLSSLGGTLEFYDFIIFVFFASIISEHFFPQSLSDTWKIINTYGIFAAGYLARPLGGIVMAHFGDKFGRKNMFMLSILLMVIPTFALALVPTFETIGYAAPLFLIFVRICQGIAVGGELPGAWVFIHEHAPDKQKNTYLGFLTASVTAGILLGSLVYLLTYMIFEKEAIEEWAWRVPFALGGVFGIISVYLRRFLEETPVFQQMKQDSALVTFPLKEVFKSSKFGVVVSMLVTWVLTGCILVFILLMPNFISKMPSFNLDAFEKTYFQISGLVCIVSGIILSGVISDKIKPYKVCIAFSIAFGVFSFLFFKELYSSSPSQVSTIGLYCLTCFSAGIMNFCPVFMSDVFKPHIRFSGISFAYNIAYAIAGGFTPQLAAFFHGVALKEPTSLMSYGLSAYVLVLAFVAFGTSFLMRRVYEKA
- a CDS encoding highly acidic protein: MREFEDDEFEDLDDEDILSYEDEDDYLRSEHSRNYNYDEDDYNFDDEDYDDSYEME
- the moaC gene encoding cyclic pyranopterin monophosphate synthase MoaC; this translates as MQLSHLDENNRPKMVNVAEKEISSRLARASGVIKVSQEAFQAVKAKSVKKGAVLETAVIAAIMGAKKTSELIPMCHPLNISGVEVDIEEDEKACAFKLFVSVKCEGKTGVEMEALSGVSIGLLTIYDMLKAIDKSMEISNIVLEYKKGGKSGEFKRM